Proteins from a single region of Fischerella sp. PCC 9605:
- a CDS encoding Tn3 family transposase, translated as MNVPSTLAAPEKHWDDILRLVSSIRLGTVPASLILGKLAAYPRQNGLALAIREVGRIERTLFSLLWLQDPLLRRRVQIGLNKGEAKNGLAREVFKHRFGQVVDRSYEDQWHKASGLNLVVAAIIVWNTVYLAKAVETLQQAGQFIREEYLCHLSPLGWEHINMIGEYHWNLRLITTLENLRPLRLQFISPEIQSHQAS; from the coding sequence CTGAACGTCCCATCAACCTTAGCCGCTCCCGAAAAACACTGGGATGATATTTTGCGCTTAGTCAGTTCCATTCGTTTAGGAACAGTACCTGCCTCACTAATCTTAGGGAAATTGGCGGCTTATCCTCGTCAAAATGGGTTAGCACTAGCAATCCGAGAGGTGGGTCGAATTGAACGCACCCTCTTTTCTCTGTTGTGGTTGCAAGACCCACTGCTCAGACGACGAGTGCAAATTGGCTTGAATAAGGGAGAAGCTAAAAATGGATTGGCAAGAGAAGTCTTCAAACACCGTTTTGGACAAGTGGTAGATCGTTCCTATGAAGACCAATGGCACAAGGCAAGTGGACTAAATTTAGTTGTGGCTGCCATCATTGTCTGGAACACAGTTTATCTAGCGAAAGCTGTTGAAACATTGCAGCAAGCCGGGCAATTTATTAGAGAAGAATACTTATGTCATTTATCACCTCTAGGTTGGGAGCATATCAACATGATTGGGGAATATCACTGGAATCTCCGACTCATCACGACTCTGGAGAATCTCAGACCACTCAGATTACAATTCATTAGTCCTGAAATCCAGTCACATCAGGCTTCCTAG
- a CDS encoding Tn3 family transposase translates to MVERIQFIRQLGLANELSQGIPQNRLLQLAREGSRYTNQKLRKFEQPRRYAVLVAFLAHQLQELIDRALSMHDRLMTTVFNHAKRKHQEEFQNNGKAINEKVRLYVSIGKALIAARENEQDWISAIESVIPWERFVATVLEAEKLAYPYAFDYLDHLDNHYSYLRQYTPLLLESFEFQAAKPYTSITQAIDVLRQLNETGQRTVPETAPVDFIKPRWQEHIFQADKIDRHYYELCILATLKDGLNSGDLSVKGSKQYRNFDDYLLPPSDWSALQQQQQIPITIPTDCQTYLEQRSQELDEALKNIEPLLVENKLTDVRLEDEKLIITPLTKLVPEEAEKLSHQIYQLLPRIKLTDLLIEVDAWTNFSGHFTHLHTDQESKQKRLLLSTILADATNLGYTRLAEACPGISAEQLSWTSQWYLRPETYSKALATLVNFQHQLPMAQLWGDGTTSSSDGQSFRIANRRPYTAHINAKYGFDPTVVFYTHISDQYAPYHTKVISSIVRDAPHMLDGLLYHETDLTIREHYTDTAGFTDQVFAICHLLGFHGSTSHQQFERP, encoded by the coding sequence CTGGTTGAACGCATTCAATTCATCCGTCAACTGGGTCTGGCAAACGAATTAAGCCAAGGCATTCCGCAAAATCGTCTACTCCAGTTGGCGCGTGAAGGAAGTCGCTACACAAATCAAAAACTGAGGAAATTTGAACAACCGCGACGGTATGCCGTTCTCGTTGCCTTTTTAGCCCATCAGTTGCAAGAGTTGATTGACCGAGCGTTGTCGATGCACGATCGGTTAATGACAACCGTATTTAACCATGCCAAACGCAAGCATCAAGAGGAGTTTCAAAATAACGGCAAAGCCATCAACGAAAAGGTAAGATTGTACGTTAGTATCGGTAAAGCCCTGATTGCGGCACGAGAGAACGAGCAAGATTGGATCAGTGCTATCGAGTCAGTTATCCCGTGGGAACGATTTGTGGCAACCGTACTGGAAGCCGAAAAGCTAGCTTATCCCTACGCTTTCGACTATTTGGATCACCTCGACAATCACTACTCCTATCTCAGGCAGTATACCCCCCTACTGCTGGAAAGTTTTGAGTTTCAAGCGGCGAAACCTTATACGTCCATAACACAAGCCATTGATGTGTTGCGGCAACTTAATGAAACTGGACAGCGTACTGTTCCTGAAACAGCTCCAGTTGATTTCATCAAACCCCGGTGGCAAGAGCATATCTTTCAGGCAGACAAAATCGACCGTCACTACTACGAGCTATGCATTCTCGCAACGTTGAAAGACGGTTTAAATTCAGGCGATCTCTCGGTTAAAGGTAGCAAACAGTATCGTAACTTTGATGATTACCTACTACCTCCATCGGATTGGAGCGCACTTCAGCAGCAACAGCAAATTCCGATTACTATTCCAACGGATTGTCAAACCTATTTAGAGCAGCGTTCACAGGAATTGGATGAGGCCCTAAAAAATATTGAACCTCTACTCGTTGAAAACAAGTTAACTGATGTGCGTTTAGAGGATGAAAAACTCATCATCACGCCTTTAACCAAACTGGTTCCTGAAGAAGCTGAAAAGCTTTCCCATCAAATTTATCAATTGCTTCCTCGCATCAAATTAACCGACTTACTGATTGAGGTTGATGCCTGGACAAACTTTAGTGGCCACTTTACCCATTTGCACACCGACCAGGAATCTAAACAAAAGCGGCTTTTACTCAGCACAATTTTGGCAGATGCAACCAACCTGGGCTATACCCGTCTAGCTGAGGCTTGTCCTGGTATCAGCGCCGAACAATTGAGTTGGACCTCGCAATGGTATTTGCGACCCGAAACCTACAGCAAAGCCTTGGCAACGCTGGTCAATTTCCAACATCAACTGCCAATGGCGCAATTGTGGGGCGATGGCACTACGTCTTCTTCCGATGGACAAAGTTTTCGCATTGCCAATCGCCGCCCTTACACCGCTCACATCAATGCCAAATATGGCTTTGACCCAACGGTTGTTTTTTATACTCACATTTCCGATCAATATGCGCCCTATCACACGAAAGTAATTAGTTCCATCGTCCGCGATGCTCCCCACATGCTAGATGGCTTACTCTATCACGAAACCGATTTGACGATTCGAGAACATTACACTGATACGGCTGGTTTCACCGATCAGGTTTTTGCGATCTGTCATCTGTTAGGGTTTCACGGGAGCACCTCGCATCAGCAATTTGAAAGACCATAA
- a CDS encoding DUF4158 domain-containing protein has protein sequence MRKEPEVLSAAQREQFNRRHEFLSEFERVRYYTLSSEEIALIQKRRGNYNRLGFAIQLCYLRYPGRALQPQEAVPDALLSYVAGQLNLEATVFEQYAQRDTTRREHLSEIQEIYGYQTFSQAHYQDLKTWLQPLALGTDKAIVLVNEVLAELQRRKVIAPALSTVERLVWETRRQTEQHLFGQLTQTLSATQKQQLDELITTQDGQPSQLTWLKQAPLRPSPKSFTRTG, from the coding sequence ATGCGTAAAGAACCAGAAGTCCTCTCTGCTGCCCAAAGAGAACAATTTAACCGTCGTCATGAATTCCTCAGTGAGTTTGAGCGAGTTCGCTATTACACGTTAAGTTCAGAGGAGATTGCGCTGATTCAGAAGCGACGCGGTAACTACAATCGACTCGGATTTGCCATCCAATTATGCTATTTGCGTTACCCGGGTCGAGCGTTGCAACCCCAAGAAGCGGTTCCAGACGCTCTGTTGTCCTATGTTGCTGGACAACTGAATTTGGAAGCGACCGTGTTCGAGCAGTATGCACAACGCGATACCACACGCCGAGAACATCTGAGTGAAATTCAGGAGATTTATGGATATCAAACCTTTAGTCAAGCTCACTACCAGGATCTAAAAACCTGGCTGCAACCGCTCGCATTGGGAACTGACAAAGCGATCGTCTTAGTAAACGAAGTGCTAGCGGAACTACAACGCCGCAAAGTGATTGCTCCAGCACTCTCGACCGTTGAACGGTTAGTGTGGGAAACCCGGCGGCAAACTGAGCAGCACCTGTTTGGGCAATTAACACAAACGCTTAGCGCCACTCAAAAGCAACAACTAGATGAGTTAATCACAACCCAAGACGGACAACCCTCCCAACTCACTTGGCTCAAACAAGCTCCACTACGTCCTTCCCCCAAAAGTTTCACCCGGACTGGTTGA
- a CDS encoding non-ribosomal peptide synthetase yields MNKSFDNLVELLRYRAVNQSEKQAFSFLVNGQQETDFTYQELDLKARAIAVALKNITTIGDRVLLIYPPGLEFIAAFFGCLYAGVIAVPAYPPRQNKSLSRLQAVVADAQATVALTTTTALSNIEGQLTNLTNLQSLHWLATDNINTDLANSWQQPQINSNSLAFLQYTSGSTGMPKGVMVSHSNLLHNLASIYQCFGHSFQSQGVIWLPPYHDMGLIGGILQPIYGGFPVTLMSPVDFLQKPFQWLEAISRYQATTSGGPNFAYDLCVRKITPEQRETLDLTSWEVAFNGAEPIRAETLTKFAETFAPYGFRASSFYPCYGMAETTLIVAGGVKTNPPILTSIDGKALLENHVTPASNKNNFVQTLVSSGQNVDNHEIAIVHPETLQRCSDDEVGEIWVRGASVAQGYWQKTEETQATFRAYLTDTKEGPFLRTGDLGFLQNGELFVTGRLKDLIIVRGRNYYPQDIELTIEKSHPALKSSSSAAFSVEINGQEQLVVACEVERQYLRKLDGDAIAKNIIQAVGEEHELQVHTVLLLKTGSIPKTSSGKIRRRACRAGFIAGDLNIVWDWSKNPENKSEFRNLLAEVDALKQQIKGQKQENEVVKVSPELENIRVKLRNIVANLLQVDFATVDIHQPLMAMGADSLVMVEAAEAIENLFGINIELRQLFEELTTLDALANYISQNQSSSANLTASTPVNLTQKTSEEETIVPLSEAQKQLWVLAQMEDNGSLAYNVSATAELKGNFQLEAMRQAMQKLVNRHEALRTSISSEGNFQNILPDLEVEIPVINFSCFNQEQRQSQVDRWLKKESCDVFDLSKAPLFRFNILKLTERHHLLVFTAHHIIVDGWSMGVILQELAALYSAECQNFDTRLKPPMQLREYIEWQEQQSNTPEMKLHESYWLEQFSATIPILDLPTDRPHPPIKTYKGSRTTIQLDANLFRQVKKFSQENSCTLLMTLLSVYTTLLHRLTGQEDIVVGVPASGRFKGSEGLVGYCSHLLPIRSYIDGNVTFLQHLQITKTELLNAYEHQDYPFARLIETLKTTKNKNLSPLVTAVFNLNRPLAVPQMFGVETSLLSQPVSFLDHDICLNVSEIDGELILDCDYNTDLFDASTINGILEILQTFLEKTVTNPEQLLATIPLLNESQRHQLLVEFNKTNKEYPQNKCIHELFAEQVEKTPDAVAVVSGEQKLTYRELNHRANQLANYLQTLGVKPEVLVGICIESSWEMMVGMLGILKAGGAYVPLDPSYPQERLDYILSDSRVSVLLTTENLLAQLPTYGAKVICLDTQWEAISSYSQANLQSDVQPSNLGYVIYTSGSTGKPKGVLVTHQNLVNHSSAIARKFHLTSQDNVLQFAALSFDVAIEEIFPSWLSGATVVLRPNEMFASFADFVEFINKQNLTVLNLPAAFWHEWVLDLSQSQEYLPKCLRLVVVGSEQVRWERVAMWQKYVGCHIKLLNAYGPTEATITATVYEPDLRKLKNQTGGVPIGRPIANTQVYILDRNLQPVPIGVVGELYIGGAGVARGYLNCSELTSEKFVNNPFGDSKLYKTGDLARYLKDSNIEFIGRIDNQVKIRGFRIELGEIESILNTYPQVKQAIVIAREDNAGNKRLVAYVVANTDTLDTQQLHSELKQKLPNYMVPSAFVTLDALPLTPNGKVDRKALPAPDKNTAIDVVSPTTSTQEILAKIWAEVLGVEQVSIYDNFFELGGDSILSIQVVTRANAEGLVLTPKQLFQHQTIADLSTVVTTNTTVTAEQGVVTGTVPLTPIQYWFFEQNLPNPSHYNQSVMLEVSPDLKPELLEQALQQLLIHHDALRLRFTLSASNVTQFNAEYEETQVFSCIDLSKLSPIEQQSALKSTADEMQTQLNLSQGSLMRAILFRLGNNQPGRLLLIVHHLAVDGVSWRILLADLFTAYQQLSHGLAIQLPAKTTSFKDWANRLSEYASSPALATELNYWLTQSACNVPPLPVDYIAGKEKNTIASAEQVSVSLSVEQTQALLQDVPSTYNTQINDVLLTALMQTFADWTGENTLLVDLEGHGREELFEDVDLSRTVGWFTSVFPVKLELNHHLQGEALKSIKEQLRQIPNRGIGYGVLRYLSQDKQLQSLPQPQISFNYLGQLDGVRSSSMLLGFAKESTGLTHCPQGYRSHLLEVDGFVVDGKLQLNWTYSSSFHHRHTIEFLAGMFIKILESLIYHCVDVEVGSYTPSDFPEAGLNQYELELLLGKLSV; encoded by the coding sequence ATGAATAAATCTTTTGATAACTTAGTAGAGTTATTGCGCTATAGAGCAGTTAATCAGTCAGAAAAACAAGCCTTCTCATTCTTAGTTAATGGACAGCAAGAGACTGATTTTACCTATCAAGAATTAGATTTAAAAGCTAGAGCGATCGCAGTCGCCCTGAAAAATATTACAACCATCGGGGACAGAGTGCTGCTAATTTATCCCCCCGGATTAGAATTTATCGCCGCCTTCTTTGGCTGTCTATACGCTGGAGTCATTGCAGTCCCAGCTTATCCACCCAGACAAAATAAATCTCTATCTCGCTTGCAGGCGGTAGTAGCTGATGCACAAGCCACAGTTGCACTTACCACTACAACCGCTTTATCTAACATTGAAGGACAATTAACTAACTTAACTAATTTACAATCTCTGCATTGGCTAGCTACTGATAACATCAATACTGATTTAGCCAACTCATGGCAACAGCCACAAATCAATAGCAACTCCTTAGCTTTTCTGCAATACACCTCTGGTTCTACCGGGATGCCAAAAGGCGTTATGGTTAGCCACAGCAACCTTCTGCACAACTTAGCCTCAATTTATCAGTGTTTTGGGCATTCATTCCAAAGCCAAGGGGTCATTTGGTTGCCACCTTATCACGACATGGGATTAATTGGTGGCATTCTCCAGCCTATTTACGGAGGCTTCCCAGTCACACTAATGTCACCAGTGGATTTTCTGCAAAAGCCTTTTCAATGGTTAGAAGCAATTTCTCGCTATCAAGCTACTACCAGTGGAGGGCCAAATTTTGCTTATGACTTATGTGTGCGTAAAATTACACCAGAACAACGAGAAACTCTCGATTTGACTAGTTGGGAAGTAGCTTTTAATGGTGCTGAACCTATTCGAGCGGAAACACTGACGAAGTTTGCAGAAACATTTGCACCATACGGTTTTCGTGCTAGTAGCTTTTACCCTTGCTATGGCATGGCTGAGACAACCTTAATTGTGGCTGGTGGTGTGAAAACAAACCCACCAATACTAACCAGTATTGATGGCAAAGCATTGTTAGAAAATCATGTGACTCCAGCATCTAATAAAAATAATTTTGTCCAAACTCTTGTTAGTTCTGGTCAAAATGTAGACAATCATGAGATTGCGATCGTTCATCCTGAAACATTGCAACGTTGTTCTGATGATGAAGTAGGAGAAATTTGGGTTAGAGGTGCAAGTGTCGCTCAAGGATATTGGCAGAAAACTGAAGAAACACAAGCCACTTTTCGTGCTTATTTAACAGATACCAAAGAAGGGCCATTTCTGCGGACTGGTGATTTAGGATTCTTGCAGAATGGAGAATTATTTGTGACTGGGAGGTTGAAAGATTTAATTATTGTTCGCGGACGGAATTATTATCCCCAGGATATTGAACTGACTATAGAAAAAAGTCATCCCGCACTTAAATCGAGTTCTAGTGCTGCTTTCTCAGTTGAGATTAATGGACAAGAACAATTAGTAGTTGCTTGTGAGGTAGAACGTCAATATTTACGAAAACTAGATGGTGATGCGATCGCCAAAAATATTATCCAAGCTGTCGGGGAAGAACATGAACTGCAAGTTCACACTGTATTACTACTAAAAACAGGAAGTATCCCCAAAACCTCTAGCGGTAAAATTCGCCGTCGTGCTTGTCGCGCTGGTTTTATAGCTGGAGATTTAAATATTGTCTGGGATTGGAGTAAGAATCCTGAAAATAAATCAGAGTTCCGTAATTTGCTGGCAGAGGTAGATGCTTTAAAGCAGCAAATAAAAGGTCAAAAACAGGAGAATGAAGTAGTAAAAGTATCTCCAGAATTAGAGAATATCCGCGTCAAATTACGCAATATTGTAGCTAATTTATTACAAGTAGACTTTGCCACAGTTGATATTCATCAACCTTTGATGGCAATGGGTGCAGATTCTCTGGTAATGGTTGAAGCTGCTGAAGCTATAGAAAATTTGTTTGGGATTAATATTGAACTACGCCAATTGTTTGAAGAGTTAACAACTCTTGATGCTTTGGCTAATTACATCAGTCAAAATCAATCTTCATCAGCTAATTTAACAGCTTCAACACCAGTTAATCTTACACAAAAAACATCAGAGGAAGAAACTATAGTTCCTCTTTCCGAAGCTCAAAAACAACTTTGGGTTTTGGCACAAATGGAAGATAATGGTTCGCTGGCTTATAACGTTTCTGCTACAGCAGAATTAAAGGGTAATTTTCAGTTAGAAGCAATGCGTCAAGCAATGCAAAAACTAGTGAATCGTCATGAGGCTTTACGGACAAGCATCAGCAGTGAAGGCAATTTTCAAAATATCTTGCCTGACTTAGAAGTTGAAATTCCTGTAATCAATTTCTCCTGCTTCAATCAAGAACAACGTCAGTCTCAAGTAGATAGGTGGTTGAAGAAAGAAAGCTGCGACGTTTTTGATTTAAGCAAAGCTCCTTTATTCCGTTTTAATATCCTCAAACTAACGGAAAGACACCACTTACTTGTGTTCACGGCTCATCATATTATTGTTGATGGTTGGTCAATGGGAGTAATTCTGCAAGAATTAGCTGCTTTGTATTCAGCAGAATGTCAGAACTTTGACACCAGACTCAAGCCACCTATGCAATTAAGAGAATACATTGAGTGGCAAGAGCAGCAAAGTAACACACCAGAAATGAAACTGCATGAATCCTATTGGTTAGAACAATTTTCAGCTACAATTCCTATTTTAGACTTACCTACAGACCGTCCTCATCCACCCATAAAGACTTATAAAGGTAGCAGAACAACTATTCAGCTTGATGCTAATTTATTCCGTCAAGTCAAGAAATTTAGTCAAGAAAATAGTTGTACTTTGTTGATGACTCTTTTATCTGTGTACACTACTTTACTGCACAGATTAACAGGTCAAGAAGATATTGTAGTTGGCGTTCCGGCCTCTGGAAGATTTAAAGGTAGTGAAGGACTTGTAGGTTATTGTTCTCACTTATTACCAATTAGAAGTTACATTGATGGAAATGTGACATTTTTACAGCATTTGCAAATTACTAAAACTGAATTGTTAAATGCTTACGAACATCAAGATTATCCTTTTGCTAGGTTAATTGAAACACTGAAAACAACCAAAAATAAAAATTTATCGCCTCTAGTCACAGCAGTATTCAACTTAAACCGACCTTTAGCTGTGCCGCAGATGTTTGGAGTTGAGACAAGTTTATTATCTCAACCTGTTAGTTTTTTGGATCATGATATTTGTCTTAATGTCAGTGAGATAGACGGTGAATTGATTTTAGATTGTGATTACAATACTGACTTATTTGATGCCAGCACTATTAATGGCATACTAGAAATTTTACAAACATTTTTGGAAAAAACTGTAACTAATCCTGAGCAGTTGCTAGCTACTATCCCCCTATTAAACGAATCTCAACGCCATCAATTATTGGTAGAATTTAACAAAACTAACAAAGAATATCCTCAAAATAAGTGCATTCATGAATTATTTGCGGAGCAAGTAGAAAAAACACCGGATGCGGTTGCTGTTGTATCTGGAGAGCAAAAACTTACTTACCGAGAATTAAATCACCGTGCTAACCAACTAGCGAATTATCTGCAAACACTGGGAGTGAAACCAGAAGTATTAGTAGGAATTTGCATTGAATCTTCTTGGGAAATGATGGTGGGAATGTTGGGTATTCTCAAAGCTGGTGGTGCTTATGTACCGCTTGATCCTAGTTATCCCCAAGAACGCTTGGATTATATTTTGTCTGATTCTCGTGTGTCAGTTTTGTTAACAACTGAGAATTTGCTGGCACAATTGCCTACGTATGGAGCCAAAGTTATCTGTTTAGATACACAATGGGAAGCAATTTCTAGTTATAGTCAAGCAAATCTTCAGTCTGATGTGCAGCCCAGCAACCTTGGTTATGTAATTTACACTTCTGGTTCTACAGGCAAGCCCAAAGGAGTGTTAGTTACACATCAGAATTTAGTAAATCATAGTAGCGCGATCGCTCGCAAATTTCACCTCACATCTCAAGATAATGTCCTACAATTTGCAGCTTTGAGTTTTGATGTGGCCATAGAAGAAATCTTTCCTTCTTGGTTAAGCGGTGCAACGGTAGTGTTACGTCCCAATGAGATGTTTGCTTCTTTCGCAGACTTCGTTGAATTTATCAATAAACAAAATTTGACAGTTTTAAATTTACCGGCTGCATTCTGGCATGAATGGGTTTTAGATTTATCTCAATCCCAAGAATATTTACCAAAGTGTTTGCGGTTAGTGGTTGTGGGTAGCGAACAAGTCAGATGGGAACGAGTCGCTATGTGGCAAAAATACGTTGGTTGTCATATCAAACTACTCAATGCTTACGGCCCCACTGAAGCGACGATTACAGCCACAGTTTACGAACCAGACTTGAGAAAGCTAAAAAATCAAACTGGTGGTGTACCTATCGGTCGTCCCATTGCCAATACCCAAGTTTATATTCTTGATAGAAATCTGCAACCAGTACCCATTGGTGTTGTGGGTGAACTTTACATTGGTGGTGCTGGTGTAGCTCGTGGATATCTCAACTGTTCCGAATTAACCTCAGAAAAGTTTGTTAACAATCCTTTTGGTGATTCCAAATTGTATAAAACAGGCGATTTGGCGCGTTACTTAAAGGATAGCAATATTGAATTTATTGGGCGCATTGATAACCAAGTTAAAATTCGCGGTTTCCGAATTGAACTAGGAGAAATTGAGTCTATTCTCAATACTTATCCCCAGGTAAAACAAGCAATAGTCATTGCCAGAGAAGATAATGCTGGTAACAAGCGATTAGTAGCTTATGTAGTTGCTAACACTGATACACTTGATACTCAGCAACTGCACTCTGAACTCAAACAGAAATTACCGAATTATATGGTTCCTAGTGCATTTGTAACCCTCGATGCACTACCCTTGACTCCTAACGGTAAAGTAGACCGGAAAGCATTACCAGCACCAGATAAAAATACAGCAATAGATGTAGTTTCACCTACCACATCCACTCAAGAAATACTAGCCAAAATCTGGGCTGAGGTACTGGGTGTAGAACAAGTAAGTATTTACGATAACTTCTTTGAATTAGGTGGAGATTCTATTCTCAGTATTCAGGTAGTAACTCGCGCAAATGCAGAGGGTTTGGTGCTGACTCCCAAACAGCTATTTCAACACCAAACTATTGCAGATTTATCTACTGTGGTGACGACAAACACCACTGTTACAGCCGAACAAGGTGTAGTCACAGGCACAGTACCCTTAACACCCATCCAGTATTGGTTTTTTGAGCAGAATTTACCGAATCCCTCTCACTATAACCAGTCTGTAATGTTGGAGGTATCACCAGACCTCAAGCCAGAGCTATTAGAACAAGCTTTACAGCAACTACTGATACATCATGATGCTCTACGTCTACGCTTTACATTGTCTGCATCCAATGTAACTCAGTTTAACGCTGAATATGAAGAAACACAGGTTTTCTCTTGCATAGATTTATCAAAATTATCTCCAATAGAACAGCAATCAGCCCTAAAATCAACTGCTGATGAAATGCAAACTCAACTCAACCTATCACAAGGTTCTTTGATGCGAGCTATACTGTTCCGTCTAGGCAATAACCAACCAGGACGTTTGTTGCTCATCGTACATCATTTAGCAGTCGATGGTGTTTCTTGGCGGATTTTACTAGCAGATTTGTTTACAGCTTATCAGCAACTTAGTCATGGTTTAGCAATTCAATTACCAGCAAAAACAACTTCTTTCAAAGATTGGGCAAACCGACTGAGCGAATATGCTTCAAGTCCAGCATTAGCTACAGAGTTGAATTACTGGTTAACTCAATCTGCTTGTAATGTCCCGCCTTTACCAGTGGACTATATTGCTGGGAAAGAGAAAAATACAATAGCCTCAGCAGAACAAGTATCAGTTTCTTTGAGTGTGGAACAAACCCAAGCACTACTGCAAGATGTACCTTCTACCTACAACACCCAAATTAATGATGTCTTGCTGACTGCTTTGATGCAAACTTTTGCTGATTGGACTGGCGAGAATACTTTATTAGTTGACTTGGAAGGCCACGGACGAGAAGAATTATTTGAGGATGTGGACTTATCCCGTACCGTTGGCTGGTTTACTTCTGTCTTTCCTGTGAAGTTAGAACTTAATCATCATCTTCAGGGGGAAGCACTCAAATCAATTAAAGAACAATTACGGCAAATTCCCAATCGTGGTATTGGTTATGGTGTGTTGCGATATTTGAGTCAGGATAAGCAATTACAATCTCTACCCCAACCACAAATCAGTTTTAACTACTTGGGACAATTGGATGGAGTTCGTTCTTCTTCAATGCTTTTAGGATTCGCTAAGGAGTCAACTGGACTCACCCATTGTCCTCAAGGATACCGTAGTCATCTACTAGAAGTAGATGGTTTTGTGGTTGATGGCAAATTGCAACTGAATTGGACTTATAGCAGTAGTTTTCATCACAGACATACTATTGAGTTTTTGGCTGGGATGTTCATCAAAATATTGGAATCTTTGATTTATCACTGTGTTGATGTGGAAGTTGGTAGTTATACACCTTCGGACTTTCCGGAAGCTGGGTTAAATCAATATGAACTGGAATTATTACTCGGCAAACTGTCTGTGTGA